One window of the Carnobacterium maltaromaticum DSM 20342 genome contains the following:
- a CDS encoding DUF3284 domain-containing protein, with protein MELIKELNVSAEYFYGRVMESVLYDIRQHTEKSMSKDQLSGFSYSKQFAPKSSGKIIITEILENQVYAFKTITSRNEFDAKYVIDAIDETHCRVTYTEKMESNGAFQTMNDRVVGTLLSYFRKKNMKKMLLSIEQL; from the coding sequence ATGGAACTGATTAAAGAATTAAATGTATCCGCTGAGTATTTTTATGGACGAGTGATGGAATCTGTTTTATATGATATTCGTCAACATACTGAAAAATCAATGAGTAAAGATCAACTTTCTGGTTTCTCTTATAGCAAACAATTCGCTCCAAAATCCTCAGGAAAGATTATTATTACTGAAATTTTAGAGAATCAAGTATATGCATTTAAAACAATTACAAGTCGAAATGAATTTGATGCCAAATATGTAATTGATGCTATTGATGAAACACACTGTCGCGTAACTTATACGGAAAAAATGGAGTCGAATGGAGCATTCCAAACTATGAATGATCGAGTAGTAGGGACATTATTAAGTTATTTCCGTAAAAAGAATATGAAAAAGATGCTACTTTCAATTGAGCAATTATAA
- a CDS encoding DUF6609 family protein — protein sequence MQKNGLFVMSIGMLTIMSSAFGAEMKINYFILITGLFLIGTGFFIFRKGKSQGNEKTEGKK from the coding sequence ATGCAAAAAAATGGATTGTTTGTAATGAGTATCGGAATGTTGACAATCATGTCTAGTGCTTTTGGAGCTGAAATGAAAATAAACTATTTCATTCTAATTACGGGTCTATTTTTAATAGGCACAGGATTTTTTATTTTCAGAAAAGGAAAGTCACAAGGAAATGAAAAGACGGAGGGGAAAAAATAG
- a CDS encoding PTS lactose/cellobiose transporter subunit IIA, translating to MGDQENLETIMGLIINGGNAKSDAMEAIQAAKKGDFELADQKLIDSDKALVEAHHSQTGMLTQEAQGDHVAVTLLTVHSQDHLMNAITFRDLAKEMVDLYKKMDGIPVA from the coding sequence GTGGGAGATCAAGAAAATTTAGAAACAATTATGGGATTAATTATTAATGGAGGAAATGCTAAAAGTGACGCAATGGAAGCTATCCAAGCAGCTAAAAAAGGTGACTTTGAATTAGCAGATCAAAAATTAATTGATTCAGATAAAGCGTTAGTGGAAGCACACCATTCTCAAACAGGTATGTTAACACAAGAAGCTCAAGGGGATCATGTTGCAGTAACATTGCTAACAGTTCACAGTCAAGATCACTTAATGAACGCTATCACTTTCCGTGACTTAGCAAAAGAAATGGTTGATTTATATAAAAAAATGGATGGAATTCCAGTAGCCTAA